A stretch of the Poseidonibacter parvus genome encodes the following:
- a CDS encoding arginyltransferase, with protein MHILNKDIEFVEEQRSCSYFEDNISDIRYKYMYSCSPNSYQAMLERGWRRFGRMHFVPECNTCTKCVSMRIDVKNYKFSKSENRVINKNKDTKLYIRPPSMTMEHLDLYDKYHEFMNRKKDWPYSPIEPNEYSKSYVESKEEYAKEFLYMRDNKLIGVALVDMLPNAISSIYCYYDHDYADLSLGKFSILAQIKIAKEMNVPYIYLGYWIKDHYSMGYKEAYTPFEVLVNRPSLDEETIWEKYEL; from the coding sequence ATGCATATTTTAAATAAAGATATTGAATTTGTTGAAGAGCAAAGATCTTGCTCTTATTTTGAAGATAATATATCAGATATTAGATATAAATATATGTATTCATGCTCTCCAAATTCATATCAAGCTATGCTAGAACGTGGTTGGAGAAGATTTGGAAGAATGCATTTTGTACCTGAATGTAATACATGTACAAAATGTGTTTCTATGCGAATTGATGTAAAAAATTATAAATTCTCTAAATCTGAAAATAGGGTAATTAATAAAAATAAAGATACAAAACTTTATATAAGACCTCCTTCTATGACTATGGAGCATTTGGATTTATATGATAAGTATCATGAATTTATGAATAGAAAAAAAGATTGGCCTTATTCTCCTATTGAACCTAATGAATATTCAAAATCTTATGTTGAATCTAAAGAAGAGTATGCAAAAGAGTTTTTATATATGAGAGATAATAAACTTATTGGTGTTGCATTAGTTGATATGCTACCTAATGCTATTTCTTCAATTTATTGTTATTATGACCATGATTATGCAGATTTATCATTAGGAAAGTTTTCTATTTTGGCACAAATTAAAATTGCAAAAGAGATGAATGTTCCTTATATTTATTTAGGTTATTGGATTAAAGATCATTATTCTATGGGATATAAAGAAGCATATACACCTTTTGAAGTATTAGTAAATAGACCTAGTTTAGATGAAGAAACAATTTGGGAAAAATATGAATTATAA
- the trpA gene encoding tryptophan synthase subunit alpha: protein MNENIDKKLVGYITASYPENNFTVDLALSMKEAGVDSLELGIPFSDPVADGPVIEKANLLALNNGFKLNDLFEVSSKIAPHMDTLWMGYMNPFYRYGIEKFLQKADEYGITGTIIPDLPFEMAGSLTPLYEKYNKANISFVAPTDSDERIKEIITDSKKFIYMVAYAGITGSGQSEDLSTIISNVRKYTNTPLYIGFGVDENTCKEKSQGVDGVIVGSTFVKHIIDDSLSYNEKITKISAIAKEIKEKINE from the coding sequence ATGAATGAAAATATTGATAAAAAACTTGTAGGATATATTACAGCTTCATACCCAGAAAACAACTTTACAGTTGATTTAGCATTAAGTATGAAAGAAGCTGGTGTTGATTCCTTAGAATTGGGAATTCCATTTTCAGATCCAGTTGCAGATGGTCCTGTGATTGAAAAAGCAAATTTACTAGCACTAAATAATGGGTTTAAATTAAATGACCTTTTTGAAGTTTCTTCAAAAATAGCACCACATATGGATACTTTATGGATGGGATATATGAATCCTTTTTATAGATATGGAATTGAAAAATTCTTACAAAAAGCAGATGAATATGGGATTACTGGAACTATTATTCCTGATTTACCTTTTGAAATGGCAGGCAGTTTAACACCTTTATATGAAAAATATAATAAGGCAAATATATCATTTGTAGCACCAACAGATAGTGATGAACGTATAAAAGAAATTATTACTGATAGTAAAAAGTTTATTTATATGGTTGCTTACGCAGGAATTACAGGAAGTGGACAAAGTGAAGATTTAAGTACTATTATTTCAAATGTAAGAAAATATACAAATACACCTTTATATATCGGTTTTGGTGTGGATGAAAATACATGTAAAGAAAAATCACAAGGTGTAGATGGAGTAATTGTTGGAAGTACTTTTGTTAAACATATAATTGATGATTCTTTATCTTATAATGAAAAAATTACTAAAATCTCTGCAATTGCAAAAGAGATAAAAGAAAAAATAAACGAATAA